From the Pontibacillus halophilus JSM 076056 = DSM 19796 genome, one window contains:
- a CDS encoding undecaprenyldiphospho-muramoylpentapeptide beta-N-acetylglucosaminyltransferase, with the protein MSEKRILFTGGGTAGHVIVNLALIPVFQKEGWTVDYIGSYNGIERNLIEPLEGVTYHAISTGKLRRYFSKDNFKDPFKVLKGTGQALNIIRKRKPHVIFSKGGFVSVPVVAAARMSRVPSIIHESDYTPGLANKLAMPFAKRVLGTFPESMPHLPEKKRELVGAVVRGELFQGSEQKGLNLCGFTRTKPVMLVMGGSMGSKRINDAVRDNLDELLNEFQIVHLCGKGNKDESIHRHGYAQFEYVNDELNDLFAITDFVVSRAGANSIFEFLALKKPMLLIPLSRKASRGDQILNAQSFVKQGYARMVAEEELDAKQFLHEIHQLQQEKGSILRDMESYQSEKAKDKVVQIIKEEAKK; encoded by the coding sequence ATGAGTGAAAAACGAATTCTATTTACCGGAGGCGGGACAGCCGGTCATGTCATTGTAAACTTAGCACTCATCCCCGTCTTTCAGAAGGAAGGATGGACGGTTGATTACATAGGTTCTTATAACGGAATTGAGCGGAACTTAATTGAACCATTGGAAGGGGTGACGTATCACGCCATTTCTACAGGTAAATTGCGTCGTTACTTCTCTAAAGACAACTTTAAAGACCCATTTAAAGTATTGAAAGGAACAGGCCAGGCGCTCAACATCATTCGAAAGCGGAAGCCTCACGTCATCTTCTCTAAGGGAGGCTTTGTATCGGTCCCTGTTGTCGCAGCTGCTCGTATGAGTCGAGTGCCATCCATTATTCACGAGTCTGACTACACGCCTGGTTTAGCCAACAAATTGGCTATGCCTTTCGCGAAGCGGGTGCTTGGTACGTTCCCAGAATCGATGCCGCACCTTCCAGAGAAGAAGCGTGAACTTGTAGGAGCCGTTGTTCGGGGTGAGTTGTTCCAAGGAAGTGAGCAGAAGGGACTGAACCTTTGTGGCTTTACGAGAACGAAACCTGTCATGCTTGTCATGGGAGGGAGTATGGGATCAAAGCGCATTAACGATGCGGTTCGCGATAACCTAGATGAATTGCTGAACGAGTTCCAAATTGTGCACCTTTGCGGAAAAGGGAACAAAGACGAATCAATTCACCGTCATGGCTACGCCCAGTTCGAGTACGTTAACGATGAATTAAATGACCTTTTCGCGATTACAGACTTTGTCGTGTCACGTGCTGGGGCGAATTCAATCTTTGAGTTCTTGGCGCTTAAGAAGCCGATGCTTCTCATCCCGCTTTCAAGAAAAGCAAGTCGAGGAGACCAAATTCTAAATGCGCAGTCGTTTGTGAAACAAGGCTATGCGCGCATGGTAGCAGAAGAGGAGCTTGATGCGAAACAATTCCTTCATGAGATTCATCAGCTTCAACAGGAGAAAGGAAGTATCCTTCGAGATATGGAAAGCTACCAGAGTGAGAAAGCCAAGGATAAAGTGGTTCAGATTATTAAAGAGGAAGCGAAGAAGTAA
- the helD gene encoding RNA polymerase recycling motor HelD → MKNHPDYQQELERLTFTTTYMDSVIAAQELDQESMQKRQEQQVASLDFKDSSLKYQDMLTHANFMKMSKEQLENLKKLRKKPYFARINFQRKDRPSETFYIGKVSLFDRETQSPIILDWRSPLANVYYEGRLGEVSYEAHGETYEGHVSLKRQYTIEESELIDFRDIDLTTKDEMLQQSLDKNADHRLSEIVATIQEEQNEVIRANLRKPIVVQGAAGSGKTTIALHRVSYFLYTMRDVFQPEEMLILAPNRLFIDYMKEVLPELGVEKSHQTTFTDFVQKVTNHSFSIRNQHDLLTSILEGSGNGIELQIAEWKGSKRFKELMDQYIISLKQSFLVEEDVYIGEFRIKQGKKLKQLFLEEYAYMPFYKRKEKIRQLLMHEVRNKKKIILQKVAKKYDDELDRALYGIKDAEKRRRRVSFLMDQKEQKLVDLEREAKSAVSRYMRLYPNKKLTAYYKGLFESEVYTEHTTLSLQEKERFRMYMKGRFKKHELDADDLGALLYLQTHLYGIDPDYKAKKVVIDEAQDYSYMEFASLKRALNTELFTIVGDLAQGIYHYRGLKEWTPLLEDLFTQPSYQTLQKTYRTTVEIMTLANDVLAQMNANLPQAEPVVRHGSIPSFLSLEPGYEAKMEAEWNSLKQEGFKSIAIIGKTLEECRFVYTHLTEELGDKFQLIEGNEVIDPNAIAIMPVYLSKGLEFDVVWLLSINESYEATELDEKLLYVAMTRPLHKLYLVGATLESFMLNHVHQDHYTHFTPR, encoded by the coding sequence TTGAAGAATCATCCGGATTACCAACAGGAGTTGGAACGTTTGACCTTCACAACGACGTACATGGATTCCGTCATTGCCGCACAAGAACTTGACCAGGAATCGATGCAGAAGCGTCAGGAACAGCAAGTGGCATCTCTTGATTTCAAGGATAGTAGTTTAAAGTATCAAGACATGCTGACCCACGCGAATTTCATGAAAATGTCAAAGGAGCAATTAGAGAATCTAAAGAAACTTCGAAAGAAACCCTACTTCGCACGCATTAACTTCCAACGTAAAGACCGACCATCAGAAACGTTCTACATCGGTAAGGTATCCCTATTTGACCGTGAGACACAGTCTCCCATTATCTTAGATTGGCGTTCGCCCTTAGCGAATGTGTACTACGAAGGGCGCTTAGGAGAAGTGAGTTATGAAGCCCATGGTGAAACTTACGAAGGTCACGTCTCATTAAAGCGGCAATATACAATCGAAGAAAGCGAACTCATCGACTTTCGTGATATTGATTTAACGACGAAGGATGAGATGCTTCAGCAATCATTGGACAAAAATGCGGACCACCGCCTATCTGAAATTGTGGCAACGATTCAAGAGGAACAAAACGAGGTCATTCGTGCCAACTTACGGAAGCCAATCGTTGTCCAAGGGGCAGCAGGGAGCGGGAAGACGACCATCGCTCTTCATCGAGTTTCCTATTTCCTCTACACGATGCGGGATGTGTTTCAACCAGAAGAGATGCTCATTCTTGCTCCGAACCGGTTGTTTATTGATTATATGAAAGAAGTGCTTCCTGAACTTGGGGTGGAGAAGTCTCATCAAACGACATTTACTGATTTCGTTCAGAAGGTGACGAACCATTCATTCAGTATACGCAATCAACATGACTTGCTCACTTCCATATTAGAGGGGAGCGGAAATGGGATTGAACTACAAATTGCAGAGTGGAAAGGATCCAAACGGTTCAAAGAACTGATGGATCAATATATTATATCGCTTAAACAATCCTTCTTAGTCGAGGAGGATGTGTACATTGGCGAATTCCGAATCAAGCAAGGAAAGAAACTAAAGCAGCTCTTCTTAGAAGAATATGCGTACATGCCATTCTATAAACGCAAGGAAAAAATACGGCAGCTTCTTATGCACGAAGTACGGAATAAGAAGAAAATTATTCTTCAGAAAGTGGCGAAGAAGTACGATGATGAATTAGACCGAGCGTTATATGGCATTAAAGATGCGGAGAAGCGGCGTAGAAGAGTTTCCTTCCTCATGGATCAGAAAGAGCAGAAACTCGTTGATTTAGAGAGGGAAGCAAAGTCAGCTGTCTCTCGTTACATGCGTCTCTATCCGAATAAGAAGCTAACCGCATATTATAAAGGGCTATTTGAATCTGAGGTATATACGGAACATACAACCTTATCCCTCCAAGAGAAAGAAAGGTTCAGAATGTATATGAAGGGGCGCTTCAAGAAACATGAATTAGATGCAGATGATTTAGGAGCACTCTTGTATCTCCAGACCCACTTATATGGTATCGACCCAGATTACAAGGCGAAGAAAGTGGTCATCGATGAAGCGCAGGATTACTCCTACATGGAGTTTGCTAGCTTAAAGCGTGCCCTAAACACCGAGCTGTTCACCATTGTAGGAGACCTTGCACAGGGCATCTATCATTACCGAGGGTTGAAAGAATGGACACCGCTTCTTGAAGACCTCTTTACTCAACCGAGCTATCAGACGTTGCAGAAGACTTACCGAACCACTGTCGAAATCATGACACTAGCGAACGATGTGCTCGCTCAAATGAATGCGAATCTGCCTCAAGCAGAACCGGTCGTACGACACGGTTCAATCCCTTCTTTTCTGTCTTTAGAACCTGGCTATGAGGCGAAGATGGAGGCTGAGTGGAATTCGCTCAAGCAAGAAGGATTTAAAAGTATCGCCATTATTGGTAAGACGCTTGAGGAATGCCGATTCGTCTACACCCATTTAACAGAAGAACTAGGTGACAAGTTTCAGCTAATCGAAGGAAACGAAGTGATCGACCCAAATGCGATTGCCATTATGCCTGTCTATTTGTCTAAAGGGTTAGAGTTTGATGTGGTTTGGCTTCTTTCCATAAATGAATCTTATGAGGCAACGGAACTTGATGAGAAACTCCTTTATGTGGCCATGACTCGTCCGCTTCATAAGCTTTATCTTGTGGGTGCTACTTTAGAGTCCTTTATGCTTAACCATGTTCATCAAGACCACTATACACATTTTACGCCCAGATGA
- a CDS encoding alcohol dehydrogenase catalytic domain-containing protein: MKAMAINEAGSLDNLSLTEVREPEPNGDELRVRMYATGLNPVDYKLVEGGHPEWSYPHVPGLDGAGIVDAVGSEVEDVHVGDRVLFH; encoded by the coding sequence ATGAAAGCGATGGCAATTAATGAAGCTGGTAGTCTAGACAACTTATCTTTAACTGAGGTGCGTGAACCAGAACCAAATGGGGATGAATTACGCGTTCGAATGTATGCTACAGGGCTAAATCCTGTTGATTATAAATTAGTAGAAGGTGGCCATCCGGAATGGTCCTATCCCCATGTCCCAGGGCTCGACGGTGCAGGAATTGTTGATGCTGTTGGGAGTGAAGTAGAAGACGTCCATGTCGGCGATCGTGTTCTGTTTCACTGA
- a CDS encoding zinc-binding dehydrogenase has translation MRAQGTLAPYTITKAHTVSKIPEEISFVDAAALPCAGYTAYEALYKKMKIVPDRTILIHGGSGGVGGFAIQLAKHVGLQVITTASKENHDFVRSLGADEVIDYKQGMVNDHVLSWTNGRGVDYILDTVSSQNATDSMSVLSYHGEIVTIPGRVDLNSVAPFTIAPSVHEVALGAIHAYGSKEDQKSLRRMGSVMLELVRDGKLDPMVERVISLEEAAQGMKDMKENRFRGKLVVSIEEE, from the coding sequence TTGCGAGCACAAGGGACACTCGCTCCTTATACCATTACGAAAGCACATACGGTAAGTAAGATTCCTGAAGAAATTAGTTTCGTGGATGCAGCTGCATTACCGTGTGCAGGCTATACGGCCTATGAAGCCTTATATAAGAAGATGAAGATTGTGCCTGACCGTACCATCCTCATTCACGGCGGTTCTGGAGGGGTAGGTGGCTTTGCCATTCAACTTGCCAAACATGTGGGACTGCAGGTGATTACAACAGCGTCGAAAGAAAATCATGATTTCGTTCGCTCCCTTGGTGCTGATGAGGTGATTGATTATAAACAAGGAATGGTGAACGACCACGTGCTATCGTGGACAAATGGTAGGGGTGTCGATTATATTCTTGACACCGTTAGCTCTCAGAATGCGACTGATTCCATGTCTGTGCTTTCCTACCATGGTGAAATTGTGACGATTCCTGGACGAGTGGACCTAAATTCGGTCGCACCATTTACCATTGCTCCCTCGGTTCATGAAGTTGCACTTGGAGCCATTCATGCGTATGGGAGCAAAGAAGACCAAAAAAGCTTGCGACGAATGGGGAGCGTTATGCTGGAGCTTGTTCGAGATGGCAAGCTAGACCCAATGGTTGAGCGTGTCATTTCCTTAGAGGAAGCAGCACAAGGCATGAAGGATATGAAGGAAAATCGCTTTAGAGGAAAGCTAGTTGTCTCCATTGAGGAGGAATAG
- a CDS encoding aldo/keto reductase, with product MNMNLSSTATLHNGVGMPWVGLGVYKVDSGAEGAEIVQTALNVGYRSIDTASFYDNEESVGQALKATNVPREELFVTTKVWNNEQGYEETLAAFDRSMEKLGLDYLDLYLIHWPVPGKFKDTWKALEKLYKDGRVKAIGVSNFEPHHLEELLEVAEITPMVNQIEMHPQLNQKHIRYYCAQHTIQVVAWSPIGRGRFFENETIQRLAKAYDKSPAQVILRWEYQHGVITIPKSAKEHRQKENGDVFDFSLTQEEMNEIDSLHTGERIGAHPDEFDYESTM from the coding sequence ATGAATATGAACTTATCTTCTACAGCAACCTTGCACAATGGTGTTGGAATGCCATGGGTTGGACTAGGTGTTTACAAGGTAGACAGCGGTGCAGAAGGAGCGGAAATTGTACAAACTGCGCTAAACGTTGGCTACAGAAGCATCGATACTGCCTCGTTCTATGATAATGAGGAGAGCGTGGGACAAGCCCTGAAAGCGACAAACGTTCCTAGGGAAGAATTGTTTGTGACGACGAAGGTGTGGAACAACGAACAAGGCTATGAGGAGACGTTAGCTGCCTTTGACCGTAGCATGGAGAAACTAGGCCTTGACTATTTAGACCTTTACTTAATTCACTGGCCTGTTCCGGGTAAATTTAAAGACACATGGAAAGCACTTGAGAAGCTTTACAAGGATGGGAGAGTTAAGGCTATTGGTGTTAGTAACTTTGAGCCTCATCATCTAGAAGAACTTCTTGAAGTTGCTGAAATAACCCCAATGGTTAACCAAATCGAAATGCATCCACAATTAAATCAGAAACATATTCGTTATTATTGTGCACAGCACACCATTCAAGTAGTAGCGTGGTCCCCAATTGGAAGAGGTCGCTTCTTCGAGAATGAAACGATTCAGCGTTTAGCTAAAGCCTATGATAAATCGCCAGCTCAGGTTATCCTTCGGTGGGAATATCAGCACGGGGTCATTACAATCCCGAAGTCTGCTAAGGAACATCGTCAGAAGGAGAACGGGGATGTGTTTGACTTTAGTTTGACCCAAGAAGAAATGAATGAGATTGATTCCCTTCATACGGGAGAGCGCATTGGTGCTCACCCAGATGAATTTGATTATGAAAGTACGATGTAA
- a CDS encoding Ger(x)C family spore germination protein — MRKIIAVLCILVLLTACVDRKYIEKLGIVTVVGYDLLEEGWLEGTMVLFQFDPNATNISQIIVSRAKTSKGLMQDASLKSSKELVSGQLRLVVYGKEMAEEGVMRVTDTMIRDAAIADMLYLAVSETSANEVMNTNNFEDAPNVGNYLYTLIQKNIQEEKIPQATLHHFVSNVYSDGKDPVLPMIKLENSKATVMNLALFRDEKMVGQITAKEGFFLKLLQGRYQSGHLEIAIPTREIKDYIRHEANQQTREFLYMDLDEIKSQTNIELTNVDTPSFSAKVNLTARILELSENVSLENPEVIKILEEQISKSIEFQMEQLLQKTQKMKSDPFGFGNTYQEKVGQQSVDSKDWHELYPNIEVNFNVQVKVIRHGITD, encoded by the coding sequence ATGAGAAAAATTATCGCCGTGCTGTGCATCCTCGTTCTATTAACAGCATGTGTAGACCGAAAATATATTGAGAAACTTGGAATTGTGACGGTAGTCGGGTATGACCTCCTGGAAGAAGGATGGCTAGAAGGTACAATGGTACTCTTCCAATTCGACCCCAATGCGACAAACATTTCTCAAATTATCGTAAGTCGAGCTAAAACCTCTAAAGGACTTATGCAAGATGCTTCACTTAAATCGAGTAAAGAACTCGTATCAGGACAATTGCGACTTGTTGTCTATGGAAAGGAAATGGCAGAAGAAGGCGTGATGAGGGTAACCGATACAATGATACGGGATGCAGCGATTGCAGACATGCTTTACCTAGCTGTCTCAGAAACATCTGCCAACGAAGTCATGAATACAAATAACTTTGAGGATGCACCGAACGTTGGAAACTATTTGTATACGCTCATTCAGAAGAATATACAAGAAGAGAAAATTCCTCAAGCAACCCTTCATCACTTTGTATCAAACGTCTATTCAGATGGGAAAGACCCCGTCCTTCCGATGATAAAGCTTGAAAATTCGAAAGCTACAGTGATGAATTTAGCGCTCTTTCGAGATGAGAAAATGGTCGGGCAAATTACAGCGAAAGAAGGATTCTTTCTTAAGCTCTTACAAGGCAGGTATCAATCCGGACATTTAGAAATCGCAATTCCAACTAGGGAAATCAAAGATTATATTCGCCACGAAGCGAATCAACAAACGAGAGAATTTCTATATATGGATTTAGATGAAATCAAAAGTCAAACCAATATAGAATTAACGAATGTAGACACTCCTTCATTCTCCGCTAAGGTGAATCTTACAGCCCGAATCTTAGAGCTATCGGAGAATGTGAGTCTTGAGAACCCTGAAGTCATCAAAATACTAGAAGAACAAATCTCTAAAAGCATTGAATTTCAGATGGAACAACTTCTTCAAAAAACACAAAAAATGAAATCTGATCCCTTTGGATTCGGTAACACTTACCAAGAGAAGGTAGGCCAACAAAGTGTAGATAGTAAAGATTGGCATGAGCTCTATCCCAATATAGAAGTAAACTTCAACGTACAAGTAAAAGTCATTCGTCATGGTATTACGGATTAA
- a CDS encoding GerAB/ArcD/ProY family transporter has protein sequence MKVNLDVRKGKTVGVFYLFFLIHTVQTGAGIMGVPAVVYREAKQSAWISVLIAGIAMHIVVAIMIVILKQYENADIFGIQQDLFGKWVGKFLGILYIGYLMLLFLSVLLNYTEIVRVYIFPKMSTFAISFILISLCVYAVLGGLRVATGVSFIFFFATVWLIFMVYRPATLIHWEHYMPLFESGLSELWLGAIQTGFTVLGFEFLFFLYPYIDNKKWVWLSSQLAVAFTTFLIFIVTFVSIGYFSGDQLETMIWATLAMFKIIKFSVLERFDFVAVGLWLMVILPNLILILWAMTSGGKRLFQFKQKKSVYAFAIIAYIVVNLFEYRMDINMLTDWTAKIGSVIAFIYPVILLPIVLIKKRVQRRKASKGGSP, from the coding sequence ATGAAAGTAAACCTTGATGTTCGTAAAGGTAAGACGGTTGGAGTTTTCTACTTATTCTTCCTAATCCATACGGTTCAGACGGGGGCAGGGATTATGGGCGTCCCAGCCGTTGTATATCGCGAGGCGAAACAAAGTGCGTGGATTTCAGTATTAATTGCAGGGATTGCCATGCACATTGTTGTCGCTATTATGATTGTCATATTAAAGCAATACGAAAATGCCGACATCTTCGGTATTCAACAAGACCTGTTTGGGAAGTGGGTTGGGAAATTTCTAGGCATCCTTTACATTGGCTATTTGATGCTCCTCTTTCTAAGTGTGTTGCTCAACTATACTGAAATCGTGCGGGTTTACATCTTCCCTAAGATGTCGACTTTTGCCATTAGCTTTATTTTAATCTCACTATGTGTCTATGCCGTATTAGGCGGATTACGAGTTGCAACTGGAGTTTCATTTATCTTCTTCTTTGCGACGGTGTGGCTCATCTTCATGGTGTATCGACCAGCTACGCTCATTCACTGGGAACATTATATGCCACTCTTTGAAAGTGGGCTATCCGAACTTTGGTTAGGCGCCATTCAAACTGGATTTACCGTACTCGGCTTCGAGTTTCTGTTCTTCCTTTACCCATATATCGACAACAAGAAATGGGTATGGCTCTCCTCCCAGCTAGCCGTAGCGTTCACCACCTTCTTAATCTTCATCGTAACCTTTGTGTCGATTGGCTATTTTAGCGGCGATCAGCTTGAAACGATGATTTGGGCGACGCTTGCTATGTTCAAGATTATTAAATTCTCAGTTCTTGAACGCTTTGATTTCGTCGCTGTTGGCCTATGGCTTATGGTCATTCTGCCTAACCTCATCCTCATCTTATGGGCAATGACATCTGGTGGGAAGCGGTTATTCCAATTTAAACAAAAGAAGTCCGTATATGCCTTTGCCATCATCGCTTACATCGTGGTAAATCTATTTGAATACCGAATGGATATTAATATGCTAACAGACTGGACGGCTAAGATCGGGTCAGTTATTGCTTTCATCTATCCGGTCATCCTTCTTCCTATTGTACTAATTAAGAAACGAGTACAACGTCGTAAAGCTTCTAAAGGAGGCTCACCATGA
- a CDS encoding spore germination protein yields the protein MVVRRKKSTKTTTQTSSSFPCTIEEFKETIKTALHHNPDLHLQDFTIANRRVLITYFTYQINKDQLNSMILRTLLNSQKPWDHNRIMNEIPIGTGENQSDSNKIAEILCKGHCCLYVEGDEEAVTFLIPELKSRQVGAAENESLVFGPQIAFNESLVTNLNIVRWGIDSPDLKMEKLTVGKMISTEVRVIYLDNLANKENVNTIRQRIEDLEVDDAMDANVLGQLIEDKSSSIFPQLLTTELPDRFLYAIKKGKVGIMVDKSPNVLIGPTSLFSFFESTEDIYMRWNMGTFIRILRLFAMMISITLTPAYVAALTYHYEVVPSSLLVSLGKSRANVPFPPVLEALLLELLIELLREAGARLPTKVGQTMGIVGGVVIGQAAVKAGFTSNILIIVIALSALASFTAPSYLMGTAIRVIRFPMILLSGLWGLLGIMYGLSFLIIHLLKLTSLGRPFLVPLYPLTLVDLRSSIFRLPWPWASRRPYSNEPQEIKRFSRAKALEKKDIDE from the coding sequence ATGGTCGTGCGAAGAAAAAAGTCCACCAAAACGACAACTCAAACCAGCAGTAGCTTTCCTTGTACAATTGAAGAATTTAAGGAAACGATCAAAACAGCACTCCACCATAATCCTGACCTTCATCTTCAGGATTTCACCATAGCTAACAGGCGAGTGCTCATCACATATTTCACCTATCAAATCAACAAGGATCAACTAAATTCTATGATCCTTCGTACATTGTTAAATTCTCAAAAACCTTGGGATCATAACCGAATCATGAACGAAATTCCGATTGGCACCGGTGAGAACCAAAGCGATTCCAATAAAATAGCAGAAATCTTATGTAAAGGACATTGCTGTCTATATGTCGAGGGGGATGAAGAAGCTGTAACGTTTCTCATACCAGAATTAAAATCGAGACAAGTAGGCGCAGCAGAAAATGAATCTCTTGTATTCGGTCCCCAAATCGCATTCAACGAATCACTCGTAACCAACTTAAATATTGTTCGCTGGGGGATTGATAGTCCTGACTTAAAGATGGAGAAACTGACGGTTGGTAAGATGATTTCAACTGAGGTCCGTGTGATCTATCTAGATAACCTTGCAAACAAGGAGAATGTGAATACCATTCGGCAGCGTATTGAAGATTTAGAGGTCGATGATGCCATGGATGCGAACGTCCTTGGGCAGCTTATTGAGGATAAATCCTCAAGTATCTTCCCACAACTCTTGACCACTGAGCTCCCCGACCGCTTTCTTTATGCAATCAAGAAAGGGAAAGTGGGCATCATGGTAGACAAAAGCCCGAACGTACTTATTGGACCAACATCTCTATTCAGCTTCTTTGAGTCGACAGAGGACATTTATATGCGTTGGAACATGGGGACGTTCATTAGAATTTTACGCTTATTCGCAATGATGATTTCAATTACGTTAACCCCTGCCTATGTGGCTGCGCTAACCTATCATTATGAAGTCGTTCCATCCTCTCTACTCGTATCGTTGGGGAAGTCGAGGGCAAACGTCCCATTCCCGCCCGTACTAGAAGCCTTGCTCCTTGAGCTATTAATTGAACTGCTCCGTGAGGCTGGGGCTAGGCTACCCACTAAGGTAGGTCAGACGATGGGGATTGTAGGAGGAGTTGTAATTGGGCAAGCAGCTGTTAAAGCTGGATTTACGAGTAACATTCTCATCATCGTGATTGCCTTGAGTGCACTTGCTTCCTTTACTGCCCCGAGTTATTTAATGGGGACTGCCATTCGTGTCATTCGCTTTCCGATGATTCTATTGTCAGGGTTATGGGGGCTTCTCGGAATTATGTATGGGCTTAGCTTCCTGATTATCCACCTGCTAAAGCTCACATCATTAGGTCGCCCATTCTTAGTTCCTTTATATCCATTAACTTTAGTCGACCTACGAAGTTCCATATTCCGTCTCCCATGGCCATGGGCAAGCAGAAGACCATATTCCAATGAACCTCAAGAAATCAAGCGATTCTCTAGAGCCAAAGCTCTCGAGAAAAAAGATATTGATGAGTAG
- a CDS encoding TIGR00341 family protein — translation MGMQLIEAYIPNNHFESVDEKLREHAYTSYFTSNESSERVLVRILVDTDEVENILNYLESVSNVVDGFETILLPVQTYLSRETVNEQSSEQNEEETEDEQTILLRASRQELMSTVETNSHATVNYTWLIFLSSIVATMGFIKDSDAVVIGAMVIAPLIGPVISMAFSAILGDYRLMGKAALTAFIGVGLVIVVSFIFNFMFEINTDTKQYIARTEVTWSDFFLALAAGGAGSIATLNRKAGNLVGVMVAVALVPPNTALGMALGNASWNDAYGAFLLIVVNISCILLSAVIVFSLSGIRPVKWQEVQRAHVSRSLSIVFVLLIVGVLMAVIFLGQDIKSM, via the coding sequence ATGGGGATGCAGTTAATTGAAGCCTATATACCAAATAATCATTTCGAATCGGTAGATGAGAAGTTACGAGAACACGCCTACACGTCTTATTTCACTTCAAATGAGTCCAGTGAACGTGTGCTTGTACGTATTCTCGTTGATACGGATGAAGTAGAGAATATTCTTAATTACTTAGAGAGTGTATCAAATGTGGTGGATGGGTTTGAAACGATTCTATTGCCCGTGCAGACCTATCTCTCAAGAGAAACTGTAAACGAACAATCCTCTGAACAAAATGAGGAAGAGACAGAAGACGAACAAACCATTCTCTTAAGAGCGAGTCGTCAGGAGCTTATGTCAACAGTTGAGACGAACAGTCATGCGACAGTCAATTATACGTGGCTTATTTTCCTTTCTTCCATCGTCGCGACCATGGGATTTATTAAAGATAGTGATGCAGTTGTGATTGGCGCAATGGTAATTGCTCCTTTAATCGGTCCTGTTATTTCTATGGCGTTCTCTGCGATATTAGGTGATTATCGCTTGATGGGGAAGGCTGCGCTTACGGCATTTATCGGAGTAGGACTAGTGATTGTCGTGTCATTTATCTTTAACTTTATGTTCGAGATCAACACAGATACAAAGCAATACATAGCCAGAACAGAAGTGACGTGGTCAGACTTCTTTCTTGCCTTAGCAGCCGGAGGAGCTGGGTCTATTGCAACCCTGAATCGGAAAGCAGGGAACCTCGTTGGTGTGATGGTGGCCGTGGCGCTTGTGCCTCCAAATACAGCGCTTGGTATGGCACTTGGGAATGCAAGTTGGAATGATGCATATGGAGCTTTCTTGCTCATTGTTGTGAACATCTCATGTATTCTACTTTCGGCAGTTATTGTCTTTTCCTTAAGTGGAATCCGTCCTGTTAAGTGGCAGGAAGTCCAGCGTGCGCATGTTTCTCGTTCCCTCTCCATCGTGTTCGTATTGCTCATTGTCGGAGTGTTAATGGCGGTAATCTTCTTAGGCCAAGATATTAAATCTATGTAA